A portion of the Misgurnus anguillicaudatus chromosome 16, ASM2758022v2, whole genome shotgun sequence genome contains these proteins:
- the tstd1 gene encoding thiosulfate:glutathione sulfurtransferase isoform X2: MASSNKEISYSDLKEFLKKGSGLLVDVRSKDEVDRGRIPGSIHIPVETVEKEMSLDSAEFQSKFGVDKPSLDSSELVFHCQMGKRGALATDKARNLGFKNARNYAGGYREWSEKEGK; this comes from the exons ATGGCAAGCAGTA ATAAGGAGATATCTTACAGTGATCTCAAAGAATTTTTGAAAAAGGGTTCAGGGCTTCTTGTGGATGTGCGCTCCAAAGATGAAGTAGACAGAGGCCGTATCCCAGGATCCATCCACATCCCAG TGGAAACTGTAGAAAAAGAAATGTCCCTGGATTCAGCTGAATTCCAGTCTAAGTTTGGTGTAGATAAGCCTTCTTTGGACTCCTCGGAACTGGTTTTCCACTGCCAAATGGGAAAACGTGGAGCTCTTGCTACAGACAAAGCCAGAAACCTGGGGTTcaagaa TGCCCGTAATTATGCTGGGGGCTACAGGGAATGGTCAGAAAAGGAGGGCAAATGA
- the tstd1 gene encoding thiosulfate:glutathione sulfurtransferase isoform X1, producing MINTTNKEISYSDLKEFLKKGSGLLVDVRSKDEVDRGRIPGSIHIPVETVEKEMSLDSAEFQSKFGVDKPSLDSSELVFHCQMGKRGALATDKARNLGFKNARNYAGGYREWSEKEGK from the exons atgatAAACACCACAA ATAAGGAGATATCTTACAGTGATCTCAAAGAATTTTTGAAAAAGGGTTCAGGGCTTCTTGTGGATGTGCGCTCCAAAGATGAAGTAGACAGAGGCCGTATCCCAGGATCCATCCACATCCCAG TGGAAACTGTAGAAAAAGAAATGTCCCTGGATTCAGCTGAATTCCAGTCTAAGTTTGGTGTAGATAAGCCTTCTTTGGACTCCTCGGAACTGGTTTTCCACTGCCAAATGGGAAAACGTGGAGCTCTTGCTACAGACAAAGCCAGAAACCTGGGGTTcaagaa TGCCCGTAATTATGCTGGGGGCTACAGGGAATGGTCAGAAAAGGAGGGCAAATGA
- the cfap96 gene encoding cilia-and flagella-associated protein 96 isoform X2 codes for MPSDGKTDMERIGLFKELGYISIGTEYTPFIYRPFNESAYKNKQMLSGGHKTKCALQTGYFDTQFKRIFEREALTDPIKIQRQYRIQQAKKNIDKAFLPSNGEKKTCGVGSYYGTIGGPIQAMSALQVPRKPYKSPGKNFYTNPPKRGSGYGYPDITLSKMMSYSSDPYGRAKEMLKREIMAHKSMLKGGPFRLNLHPNECFDNNPYKSDKPDKPLPTPKKPEEKKHYAVPFKPSSPSKKGGGMKAGTFDSYPTHSAEPYVTRKTKSVMTNKEGKIFHPSPGPKSTPVKSIINLNVNRVVNSTNYNQIPSVMAY; via the exons ATGCCTTCAGATGGAAAAACAGACATGGAACGGATTGGTCTCTTTAAAGAGCTGGGATACATTTCCATAGGGACCGAATATACACCTTTTATTTACC GCCCATTTAATGAATCGGCATACAAGAACAAACAGATGTTATCAGGAGGGCATAAAACAAAGTGCGCGCTCCAAACGGGTTACTTCGACACGCAGTTTAAGCGCATCTTTGAGAGAGAGGCGCTTACAGACCCCATCAAAATACAGAGACAATACAGAATACAACAAGCCAAGAAGAACATAGACAAGGCATTCCTGCCCAGTAATGGAGAGAAGAAAAC ATGTGGTGTGGGCAGCTATTATGGAACAATTGGAGGTCCCATTCAAGCTATGAGTGCATTGCAGGTTCCCAGGAAACCATACAAGTCACCTGGAAAAAACTTTTACACCAATCCACCTAAGAGGGGAAGTGGTTATGG CTATCCAGATATCACACTCTCCAAAATGATGTCCTATTCATCAGACCCCTATGGTCGAGCAAAAGAGATGCTAAAG CGCGAGATCATGGCACACAAATCCATGCTGAAAGGGGGACCATTTCGTTTGAACCTTCATCCGAATGAATGCTTTGACAACAATCCTTACAAATCTGACAAACCTGACAAACCTTTACCAACTCCAAAGAAGCCTGAGGAGAAAAAGCATTATGCAGTGCCCTTTAAACCAAGTTCACCCAGTAAAAAG GGTGGAGGTATGAAAGCAGGAACATTTGACTCTTACCCCACCCACTCTGCAGAGCCCTACGTCACCAGAAAGACCAAATCAGTGATGACAAACAAAGAAGGCAAGATATTTCACCCCTCCCCTGGTCCAAAGAGCACCCCTGTCAAGAGCATAATCAACCTTAATGTTAACAG GGTTGTCAACTCCACAAACTACAATCAAATCCCTTCTGTAATGGCATATTAA
- the cfap96 gene encoding cilia-and flagella-associated protein 96 isoform X1, whose protein sequence is MPSDGKTDMERIGLFKELGYISIGTEYTPFIYRPFNESAYKNKQMLSGGHKTKCALQTGYFDTQFKRIFEREALTDPIKIQRQYRIQQAKKNIDKAFLPSNGEKKTCGVGSYYGTIGGPIQAMSALQVPRKPYKSPGKNFYTNPPKRGSGYGYPDITLSKMMSYSSDPYGRAKEMLKREIMAHKSMLKGGPFRLNLHPNECFDNNPYKSDKPDKPLPTPKKPEEKKHYAVPFKPSSPSKKGGGMKAGTFDSYPTHSAEPYVTRKTKSVMTNKEGKIFHPSPGPKSTPVKSIINLNVNRYCKLRSSTNSHINKNNVSNVVHT, encoded by the exons ATGCCTTCAGATGGAAAAACAGACATGGAACGGATTGGTCTCTTTAAAGAGCTGGGATACATTTCCATAGGGACCGAATATACACCTTTTATTTACC GCCCATTTAATGAATCGGCATACAAGAACAAACAGATGTTATCAGGAGGGCATAAAACAAAGTGCGCGCTCCAAACGGGTTACTTCGACACGCAGTTTAAGCGCATCTTTGAGAGAGAGGCGCTTACAGACCCCATCAAAATACAGAGACAATACAGAATACAACAAGCCAAGAAGAACATAGACAAGGCATTCCTGCCCAGTAATGGAGAGAAGAAAAC ATGTGGTGTGGGCAGCTATTATGGAACAATTGGAGGTCCCATTCAAGCTATGAGTGCATTGCAGGTTCCCAGGAAACCATACAAGTCACCTGGAAAAAACTTTTACACCAATCCACCTAAGAGGGGAAGTGGTTATGG CTATCCAGATATCACACTCTCCAAAATGATGTCCTATTCATCAGACCCCTATGGTCGAGCAAAAGAGATGCTAAAG CGCGAGATCATGGCACACAAATCCATGCTGAAAGGGGGACCATTTCGTTTGAACCTTCATCCGAATGAATGCTTTGACAACAATCCTTACAAATCTGACAAACCTGACAAACCTTTACCAACTCCAAAGAAGCCTGAGGAGAAAAAGCATTATGCAGTGCCCTTTAAACCAAGTTCACCCAGTAAAAAG GGTGGAGGTATGAAAGCAGGAACATTTGACTCTTACCCCACCCACTCTGCAGAGCCCTACGTCACCAGAAAGACCAAATCAGTGATGACAAACAAAGAAGGCAAGATATTTCACCCCTCCCCTGGTCCAAAGAGCACCCCTGTCAAGAGCATAATCAACCTTAATGTTAACAGGTACTGTAAGCTGAGGTCTAGCACCAATAGccacattaataaaaacaatgtcagTAATGTTGTACATACATGA
- the pdlim3b gene encoding PDZ and LIM domain protein 3b isoform X2, whose amino-acid sequence MPQNVMLDGPAPWGFRLSGGKDFNQPLTITRVTPGSKASQVNLCPGDIILAIQGESTESMTHAEAQNKIKDSTNQLFLKIERPETKLWSPHVVEEGKVNPFKINLEAEKQEYTPIGTGHNRKAQPFVAAATLDDTKQLVCASYNTPIGLYSADNLQDALQGQIQGRVHEKTECPKTLASIEESHVYRMLQEDHEQPHEPRQSGSFKALQDYVESDGTKPMVTRSVKAPVTRPQAATASLQKLHICDKCGTGIVGPVVKARDKYRHPACFVCSDCGLNLKQKGYFFVEGQMYCENHARIRMTAPEGHDLVTVYPTS is encoded by the exons GTGACACCTGGCAGTAAAGCATCACAGGTCAATCTGTGCCCAGGTGACATCATCTTGGCTATCCAAGGAGAATCCACAGAGAGTATGACTCATGCTGAAGCTCAAAACAAGATTAAAGACTCCACCAATCAGCTTTTCCTCAAGATAGAGAG GCCAGAAACTAAACTTTGGTCACCTCACGTTGTAGAAGAGGGAAAAGTAAATCCATTCAAAATCAATTTGGAGGCAGAAAAGCAA GAGTATACACCTATTGGCACAGGTCATAATAGAAAAGCACAGCCCTTTGTGGCTGCAGCCACTCTGGATGACACAAAGCAGTTGGTGTGCGCCTCCTACAACACCCCCATAGGCCTCTACTCTGCAGATAACCTCCAGGATGCCCTGCAAGGACAGATCCAGGGTCGGGTGCATGAAAAGACCGAGTG CCCTAAAACCCTAGCATCCATTGAGGAATCTCATGTGTACCGAATGCTTCAGGAGGATCATGAACAACCACATGAGCCACGGCAGTCTGGCTCTTTTAAGGCTCTGCAGGATTATGTAGAGAGTGATG GCACAAAGCCCATGGTGACTAGAAGTGTAAAGGCTCCAGTGACAAGGCCACAAGCAGCCACAGCTTCACTACAAAAGCTGCACATCTGTGATAAATGTGGTACCGGCATTGT TGGACCAGTCGTGAAAGCCCGGGACAAGTACCGCCATCCAGCATGTTTCGTGTGCTCAGACTGCGGCCTAAACTTGAAGCAGAAGGGTTACTTCTTTGTGGAGGGACAGATGTATTGTGAAAACCACGCACGAATTCGAATGACCGCACCTGAGGGACACGACCTGGTTACAGTGTATCCGACTTCTTAG
- the pdlim3b gene encoding PDZ and LIM domain protein 3b isoform X3 translates to MPQNVMLDGPAPWGFRLSGGKDFNQPLTITRVTPGSKASQVNLCPGDIILAIQGESTESMTHAEAQNKIKDSTNQLFLKIERPETKLWSPHVVEEGKVNPFKINLEAEKQEYTPIGTGHNRKAQPFVAAATLDDTKQLVCASYNTPIGLYSADNLQDALQGQIQGRVHEKTECDSTSQTLMANVAQVHGTTSVCKADPSKNETLTLSAQYNSPIALYSADNVSNTLQQAQMSTVGRQGSPSPKTLASIEESHVYRMLQEDHEQPHEPRQSGSFKALQDYVESDGTKPMVTRSVKAPVTRPQAATASLQKLHICDKCGTGIVGPVVKARDKYRHPACFVCSDCGLNLKQKGYFFVEGQMYCENHARIRMTAPEGHDLVTVYPTS, encoded by the exons GTGACACCTGGCAGTAAAGCATCACAGGTCAATCTGTGCCCAGGTGACATCATCTTGGCTATCCAAGGAGAATCCACAGAGAGTATGACTCATGCTGAAGCTCAAAACAAGATTAAAGACTCCACCAATCAGCTTTTCCTCAAGATAGAGAG GCCAGAAACTAAACTTTGGTCACCTCACGTTGTAGAAGAGGGAAAAGTAAATCCATTCAAAATCAATTTGGAGGCAGAAAAGCAA GAGTATACACCTATTGGCACAGGTCATAATAGAAAAGCACAGCCCTTTGTGGCTGCAGCCACTCTGGATGACACAAAGCAGTTGGTGTGCGCCTCCTACAACACCCCCATAGGCCTCTACTCTGCAGATAACCTCCAGGATGCCCTGCAAGGACAGATCCAGGGTCGGGTGCATGAAAAGACCGAGTG TGACAGTACATCCCAGACGTTGATGGCAAATGTTGCTCAGGTGCATGGCACCACATCAGTGTGTAAGGCAGATCCCAGCAAAAACGAGACCCTCACGCTTTCTGCTCAATACAACTCCCCCATTGCATTATACTCAGCAGACAATGTCTCAAATACACTACAGCAGGCTCAGATGTCCACTGTAGGCAGACAGGGATCACCCAG CCCTAAAACCCTAGCATCCATTGAGGAATCTCATGTGTACCGAATGCTTCAGGAGGATCATGAACAACCACATGAGCCACGGCAGTCTGGCTCTTTTAAGGCTCTGCAGGATTATGTAGAGAGTGATG GCACAAAGCCCATGGTGACTAGAAGTGTAAAGGCTCCAGTGACAAGGCCACAAGCAGCCACAGCTTCACTACAAAAGCTGCACATCTGTGATAAATGTGGTACCGGCATTGT TGGACCAGTCGTGAAAGCCCGGGACAAGTACCGCCATCCAGCATGTTTCGTGTGCTCAGACTGCGGCCTAAACTTGAAGCAGAAGGGTTACTTCTTTGTGGAGGGACAGATGTATTGTGAAAACCACGCACGAATTCGAATGACCGCACCTGAGGGACACGACCTGGTTACAGTGTATCCGACTTCTTAG
- the pdlim3b gene encoding PDZ and LIM domain protein 3b isoform X1, whose product MPQNVMLDGPAPWGFRLSGGKDFNQPLTITRVTPGSKASQVNLCPGDIILAIQGESTESMTHAEAQNKIKDSTNQLFLKIERPETKLWSPHVVEEGKVNPFKINLEAEKQEIDYFEHKFNVRPKPFKTASQSSDSTSQTLMANVAQVHGTTSVCKADPSKNETLTLSAQYNSPIALYSADNVSNTLQQAQMSTVGRQGSPSPKTLASIEESHVYRMLQEDHEQPHEPRQSGSFKALQDYVESDGTKPMVTRSVKAPVTRPQAATASLQKLHICDKCGTGIVGPVVKARDKYRHPACFVCSDCGLNLKQKGYFFVEGQMYCENHARIRMTAPEGHDLVTVYPTS is encoded by the exons GTGACACCTGGCAGTAAAGCATCACAGGTCAATCTGTGCCCAGGTGACATCATCTTGGCTATCCAAGGAGAATCCACAGAGAGTATGACTCATGCTGAAGCTCAAAACAAGATTAAAGACTCCACCAATCAGCTTTTCCTCAAGATAGAGAG GCCAGAAACTAAACTTTGGTCACCTCACGTTGTAGAAGAGGGAAAAGTAAATCCATTCAAAATCAATTTGGAGGCAGAAAAGCAA GAAATTGATTACTTCGAACACAAGTTTAATGTCAGACCAAAGCCCTTCAAAACTGCAAGCCAAAGCAG TGACAGTACATCCCAGACGTTGATGGCAAATGTTGCTCAGGTGCATGGCACCACATCAGTGTGTAAGGCAGATCCCAGCAAAAACGAGACCCTCACGCTTTCTGCTCAATACAACTCCCCCATTGCATTATACTCAGCAGACAATGTCTCAAATACACTACAGCAGGCTCAGATGTCCACTGTAGGCAGACAGGGATCACCCAG CCCTAAAACCCTAGCATCCATTGAGGAATCTCATGTGTACCGAATGCTTCAGGAGGATCATGAACAACCACATGAGCCACGGCAGTCTGGCTCTTTTAAGGCTCTGCAGGATTATGTAGAGAGTGATG GCACAAAGCCCATGGTGACTAGAAGTGTAAAGGCTCCAGTGACAAGGCCACAAGCAGCCACAGCTTCACTACAAAAGCTGCACATCTGTGATAAATGTGGTACCGGCATTGT TGGACCAGTCGTGAAAGCCCGGGACAAGTACCGCCATCCAGCATGTTTCGTGTGCTCAGACTGCGGCCTAAACTTGAAGCAGAAGGGTTACTTCTTTGTGGAGGGACAGATGTATTGTGAAAACCACGCACGAATTCGAATGACCGCACCTGAGGGACACGACCTGGTTACAGTGTATCCGACTTCTTAG